Part of the Labilibaculum antarcticum genome, TTATTTTATTGTGAACAATTAATTTCTTTTGTTATTTTCTCTTTGACTATTCTTATTGACAGTCTACTAAAAACTTCATTCCCTCTGGAGTCGTATCGATACTTTCAAAAAGTTGTTGGATTTGATCCAATGGTTTTGTATCAGTAATAATTCTTTCAAAAGGATATTTGTTCTCGGTAATTAATTGGATTGACTCTTCGTAGTCCTCTTTTTCATATACACGAGCTCCGATTAATGTTAATTCCTTCCAGAAAAATTTAAACAAATTCACTGGCTTGGCCTCGCCGTAGATCGCAACCAATACAATACGTCCTCGAATACCTACAACCTCAGTTGTTATATCCAATGATGCTTGTACCCCTGCAACTTCAAACACAACATCAGCCAAAGCTCCGTTAGTCTTTTTATCAACATACTCTACCAGATTGTTTTTCATTGGATTTACTACATCAAATCCCATTCCTTCAGCCATTTTGACACGAATATCATTAACTTCAGAAATAATTACATTGGCTCCTTTACTTCTAGCAACCAAGGCCACTAATAAACCAATGGGTCCGCCACCCGAAACAACAGCTGTTTCTCCTGCTTTTAATCCACCTCTGCGCACATCATGACAAGCAACAGAAAGAGGCTCAATTAAGGCCGCCAGTTTTAAATCTGTTGATTCCTTCAATTTGTGCAATGTAAATGCAGGAACATTCCAATACTGTTGCATAGCTCCAGGACTATCAATACCGATAAATTTCAGCTTTTTAGCGATATGGCTATACCCTTTATCTGAATCAACTTCCCCGCGATTATCCAAAGGACGAACTGTAATTTTATCACCAACTTTAAAATCGGTTACCCCATCACCAACAGCATCGATAATACCCGACATTTCGTGTCCAATGATTTGTGGAATCTGAACTCGTTTGTCCATCATACCGTGATAAATGTGAACATCTGTTCCGCAAACGCCACAATAGGCTACTTTGATTCTAACATCACCAGCTACTGGTGCTTCTATTTCTTTTTCAACTACCGAGAAAGTTTTATTTCCTGCGTATACTGTTGCTTTCATACTTTTTATATGCTATTAAATTTAAAACCATTGCAGATAATAGCTTAATAGATTTCGTATTTCAAAAAACACAAAATCCGTTAACTACTCCCCACCCTCAAATGTATGATTACATGCACATGTAAGCAGGAGGTGGTGAGAATGAAAAGCTAGGGGTGTATGATAACAAGGGGGGATTTTGAAAACCTTAACAGGGGTATTTGATTTTAGGTACTCATAGACATATTCAAACAAGATGATATAAGGTCGAATTGAATAAATCCTGATAAATACATGTTTAATTTGATTATAAAAACAATCAATTCATCTATCTGACATCCCCAAAATAAGAATTGCTACTCATAAAAAAATGGGAGAGCATTGTGCCCTCCCATTCCCATTTATTAAATTATCCCGTAATTTACATTCTAACCTATTTTACGATCAATTTATCAATAGGATCATTTATTATCTTACATCTAATATCGACATGGATATATCATCCATATAGAAAGAACATGCTTCAGAGTTCCCTTGATTGTCACCTCTAATTAGGAAACTATTATTTCCATCACCAGGAGATTTCACCTTCCAGGAAGTATAAACCCATTTTCCCTCTTCAAATTCAGGATCAAATACAGCACCACCAACACTCCAATCTGTGCTTGCTTGCCAGTAAAAGCGCAAATCAGGACTAGAAGCTCTATCTCCTATCGATTCCATATAAATCCAACAACCTAATTCATATAACTTACCAGATTCTGTAGGGAAAGTTACAAACGCAGTATTGTCAGCATTTTTTAGTCCCATAATCATTCCTCCAGCTGCATCCATAGTTACATGACCACTCTTCTTACCAGAATATAATTGTGCATCGGATACTTCAAATGTGTAAGCATCCCAAGGTGCACCCCACCAGAGGTATTTCCAACTATCCGTAGAGTAAGTTTCTAAACCATAATCATAAGCAGATGATACAAGAAGATTCACTCCTGGAATAAATCCGGCTTTAGCGTCACTAAAAGATGTCGCTAACATTCCATCGGAAGTAATTAAATTACCTACTGTCGCATCATAACTTACTAATACGTCGTCACTATTAAATAGATCGCTATCCAAGCTTAGTATGATGATATTTTTTTCAGAGGCATCTCTCTTTACTTCTGTTACAGCAATAGGATATGGAATTCCATCATTAATTACAGATAATGTAAATGATGCAGGATCACATGTAGTAGGATATTCCATATCACGCCCAAAGCTAAGTCTTAATCCACCCTCAGCCATAATTCCTAATAGCTCAACAGGATCGGTAGAAGGACCTACATTCATATAAGATTTGTAGGTAATTGTATCTCTGCTAAATGCATTAGAAGCAACGAACATTGCATCATAGATACCAACACTACTTAATTTAGCAGTTATTACTCCTTCATCATAATTACTTGTTAACCCACCTTGCTTTGTAAAGAACCACTGAAAATCAGTAGCTCCCATCAATTCAGCTGTAGTTTGTGTAAATTGAATCTCTCTACCGGCCATTACATCATTAAGTGCACCATCCTGGTTAATTAATGCAGTACCCTCTATTACACGGGAAGCACTAAAAGAAGCCTTAACACTATCCAATACAATTACCGAAATAATGGTATCATATACTGTTGTTGTTTTTTGCCCTTCTCCTACCCACACATTATTAGCAAAGGTTTGTGATAACATTACATTATGCACACCTGACTGAGTAAATCTTGTCTTAACAACAGCGTCAGTAGATGTACTTATCTTGGCATAACCCGCATCAATTGCGTCATCGGTAAAAGTCCATGTACGATTTTCAATACCTACTGAAAGGTCAATAAATGACATTAAACTATTTACTTGCGTTCTATTTTCTGTATCACCAAATGATGTTGTTGCATAAACATGACTTGGTTCCGTTCCCGGTGCTTCATAATCATCATCGCACGACCCTAGAATCAAGAGGGTCATTGCTAGAAATAATCCGATTTTATTAAATATCTTATTCATTTTTAGTCTTTTAAGTTTTTCCTCTATGATTACAACTCTCTATTTGACTGTACTTCAATGGATGGAATTGGATAATAGTCATGAACTGAACTATTGTAATTCGCTGCAGGTTTTACCCAATCCGGACGTACACGCTGATTTAAATACAATGGGAAAAATTTTGCACCAAGCATAACGCTCGTTACTGGATCCAATAACAAAGCCTTGATTAAATCCTCTTCCGCTTTACGTTCAGTAAAAGTATTAGCTATAATTCCCCAGCGTACTAAATCGTACCAACGGTGTCCTTCGAATGCAAGCTCCAATGGTCTTTCTACCATTCTTAAGTGATGCAGTAAGGATTCTGTCGTAAGAGCAACTAAATCATGTTGAACCAAACCATTTGCAAATCTTGATTTATCCAAAACAGGAATCATTCCACCATTATTATCCATATAGTGTTGCAAAGACAATACCCCTGCTCTGGTTCTTACTTTTTCAATGTATTTAAGAGCTTCTGTAGTATTTCCATCTTTTTCAAGTACTGCTTCGGCATACATTAAATAAACATCAGCCAAACGTATGTGACGGAAGTTGATTCCAGAACGGGCACCAGTTGAGGTATCTTCACTATCCTTGTAATACCAACTGGTCCATTTTTTCACTTTAGAACCCTGTCCGTAAGAAAAATTAGCCTTACTCTTTTCTGTAGCAGTAGGGGTAAGTGGAGCTTGATAATAATCTCCATCACCAAACTCAACAGCGATTGATGCAAATGTTCTTTGAGAATAACGCATTCCTGCATTCACCGGATTATTCAAATCAATTGAATCTCCCGCAACAAATAACTCTTGCAGCCAGTAAGTTGGCAAACATGTATTGTAACCACCCGCACCAGTAATACTAGCAAACGAACTGGCAATAGAAGTCCCTTCCGATCCTGGAGTAGTCCCTAAATCATCTGTTCGGGCACCACTAGCTCCTTCTTTATAATTATCTGAATAGGCAACTTCTAAAATAGACTCTGAGTTAAACTCATTTTCAATGGTAAAATTATCCATATAGTTAGGCACCAATGCGTAAAGTCCATCATTATCTGCAGCATCAATTACTTCTTTAAAATACATAGCCGCGTTTGTCCAATCTTTCTCATACAAATAAGTTTTTCCTAACATCGCTGCTGCCGCGCCCCATGTAAATCTACCTTTATCACCATTATCAGCCCATTTTTTCGGTAAATGATCATAAGCATAAGTCAAATCAGGAATTATCATTGTAGAAACAACTTCCTCTCTTGTGCTTAGTGGTTTATGCATATCTGCAACCTCAATAGGTAAAACATCATGAATAATTGCCTGATTGTAGGACTGAATCAACCAGAAGTAATTTAAGCCTCTTAAAAAACGTGTTTGAGCAATAATCGACTCTTTCTCAAGTTCTGTTAAAAAAGTGACATCTTGGATATAGTATAAAATTTGATTCGCCCTATAAACACCAATGTATAATTCAGACCAACGTTGGACCACATTGTCTGATGCATCGTTCCAAATTAAGTTAGAATACTTAACATCTGGATACCAACCTTCCGATCCTGCCAAATCACTTCGAACCATATTTTTCACAAGCCCTTGCCCACTAACCGAAGCAAATTGCAGTGAGCTATATAATGCATTTGTAGCTTTATCAAAATCTTCAGCCGTCTTCCAAAAGGAATCGGTTGTAACTGCATTTGGATTTGCCTGCTCCAGCAATTCATCTTCGCAACCACTTAACGTACTTAGTAAGAGTACGAAAATCAACGTATATTTTAATATATTTCTCATTTTATAATTCTTTTGATATTAAAAATCAACTTGTACTCCCATTAAAAACTTACGGGTAACAGGGTAACTCCCCTTATCAATACCTCTGGTTGAGACACCATTTCCACCAACTTCAGGATCGTAACCGTCATAGTTCGTGAATGTAAATGCATTTTGAGCGGTACAATAAACTCTCAGTTTATCAAAGTACTTTCCTGTAATTTTTTTAGGAAGTGTATAACCTAAGGTAATATTTCGTACTCTCAAGAAATCAGCATCTTCCAGGAAGTAATTTGAACGGGAACGAAAATTATCGTGTTCTGAACTCGATCTAGATGACATGATATCAGAATCAGGATTTTGTGGTGTCCACATCCGAGCAAGATCTTTATGACGGCCCATTGAGTAAGCAAATAGTTTTGCTCCGTTAAAAACCTTATTTCCATTCGAATAGAACAACTGTGTACTCAAATCAAATCCTTTATAATCAACAGTAAGATTTAAACCAACCTCGAATTTAGCCTGACCAGAACCTTGGTAAGTACGATCATCATCATCAATAACTCCATTCTTATCAGTATCGATATAGATTAGATCACCCAACTGAGCATTGGGTTGAATCGCTGATGTAGAACCATCTTCGTTGGTATGCACATGAGCTGCCAATTGTTCTGCTGTTTTAAAAATTCCATCTGTAGGAATCAAAAAGAACGCACCAGCCTCGTAACCCGGAACCATATAAGTTGTCATATCCTGCTGAGTTGCACGCCAGCTACCAGGCTTACTATCAGCCAATGCAATTTTTTCTAAATCTTCACCTAAATCGGTAATTTCATTTATGTTACGTGTAAAAGTACCTGAAACTTGCCAGTTCATTCCAAAGCTTGTTCTCTCTTTGTAATAAGTACCAATCTCAAAACCTTTGTTCACCATATTACCAACATTGGAAGTTATTGAATTGTAATTTCCCCAATCACCAGTTATTGTTGTCCCTGATGAAGCAGGTAAAAGAACATTTAAAAGCATGTCTTGCTTGTCGTTCTTATACACATCAGCTGTCAAACTAAATTTACCATCGAACATTAATAAATCGACACCAATGTTCTGAGAAATATTTGTCTCCCATTGTACCATTGGATTACCATAACCTCTTTGAATAGCTCCAGAACCCAATTCATCACCACTTTCAGGTCCCCATACATAATCTATATTAGCATCTACATAAGCGGCATACAAATAAGGTGAAATTCCCTGGTTACCCACTTCACCATAACTCAATCGAAGTTTTAAATTATCAATGCTGGTAACTGATTCCATAAATTTTTCTTCACTAATGTTCCAACCTGCGGAAGCACCATAGAATTCTTTGTATCTGTTATCCTCACCAAAATTTGAAGATCCATCGTAACGAACACTCGCACTAAAAAGATAACGATCGTCATAGTTGTACT contains:
- a CDS encoding zinc-dependent alcohol dehydrogenase, with product MKATVYAGNKTFSVVEKEIEAPVAGDVRIKVAYCGVCGTDVHIYHGMMDKRVQIPQIIGHEMSGIIDAVGDGVTDFKVGDKITVRPLDNRGEVDSDKGYSHIAKKLKFIGIDSPGAMQQYWNVPAFTLHKLKESTDLKLAALIEPLSVACHDVRRGGLKAGETAVVSGGGPIGLLVALVARSKGANVIISEVNDIRVKMAEGMGFDVVNPMKNNLVEYVDKKTNGALADVVFEVAGVQASLDITTEVVGIRGRIVLVAIYGEAKPVNLFKFFWKELTLIGARVYEKEDYEESIQLITENKYPFERIITDTKPLDQIQQLFESIDTTPEGMKFLVDCQ
- a CDS encoding RagB/SusD family nutrient uptake outer membrane protein translates to MRNILKYTLIFVLLLSTLSGCEDELLEQANPNAVTTDSFWKTAEDFDKATNALYSSLQFASVSGQGLVKNMVRSDLAGSEGWYPDVKYSNLIWNDASDNVVQRWSELYIGVYRANQILYYIQDVTFLTELEKESIIAQTRFLRGLNYFWLIQSYNQAIIHDVLPIEVADMHKPLSTREEVVSTMIIPDLTYAYDHLPKKWADNGDKGRFTWGAAAAMLGKTYLYEKDWTNAAMYFKEVIDAADNDGLYALVPNYMDNFTIENEFNSESILEVAYSDNYKEGASGARTDDLGTTPGSEGTSIASSFASITGAGGYNTCLPTYWLQELFVAGDSIDLNNPVNAGMRYSQRTFASIAVEFGDGDYYQAPLTPTATEKSKANFSYGQGSKVKKWTSWYYKDSEDTSTGARSGINFRHIRLADVYLMYAEAVLEKDGNTTEALKYIEKVRTRAGVLSLQHYMDNNGGMIPVLDKSRFANGLVQHDLVALTTESLLHHLRMVERPLELAFEGHRWYDLVRWGIIANTFTERKAEEDLIKALLLDPVTSVMLGAKFFPLYLNQRVRPDWVKPAANYNSSVHDYYPIPSIEVQSNREL